In the Malania oleifera isolate guangnan ecotype guangnan chromosome 1, ASM2987363v1, whole genome shotgun sequence genome, one interval contains:
- the LOC131162283 gene encoding calcium-binding protein KRP1-like yields MESQNREQFEDYLPVMADKLGGDGLIGELCNGFRLLMDGDRELITFDSLKRNAALLGLQGFSDEDLRSMMKEGDSDGDGALNLMEFCVLMFRLSPDLMEQSQSWLEEALQQDFFQDYGC; encoded by the coding sequence ATGGAATCCCAAAACAGAGAACAATTTGAAGATTACTTGCCGGTGATGGCCGACAAGCTGGGCGGGGACGGTCTGATCGGAGAGCTCTGCAATGGGTTTCGGCTTCTGATGGACGGCGACAGGGAGCTCATCACCTTCGACAGCCTCAAGAGGAACGCTGCCCTTCTGGGTTTGCAGGGCTTCTCCGACGAGGATCTCCGGAGCATGATGAAGGAGGGCGACTCCGACGGCGACGGGGCTCTCAATCTCATGGAGTTCTGCGTCCTCATGTTCAGATTAAGTCCTGATTTGATGGAGCAGTCCCAGTCGTGGCTTGAAGAAGCACTTCAACAAGATTTTTTCCAGGACTATGGCTGTTGA